Proteins encoded within one genomic window of Chrysemys picta bellii isolate R12L10 chromosome 6, ASM1138683v2, whole genome shotgun sequence:
- the SPAG8 gene encoding sperm-associated antigen 8 isoform X1, with translation MRPPRAGPHGVYCLHGDSKADCAGAEVIGRPEMERERPREDGTPQGSALTEQALLHSQGELPGSNGETPFNVAEMSPCHRERSPCMAETPGEMPPSNAEMEPCLVEMPPCHGEPGGSLGELLPCVVEMLPSKAEMPEEQPRLVSRGKCLVHNWQEERATNELDQVPSPELGSEGFFYRHGHHGLLTLQLLSQLVDSTTMKDSYRRPRRTGLPVRGQREAMLELMLYQKYRAPARPGPSRGCPAQTGTQPGGGYETLGWPRPRQEGDPDGALPSRRAHGVALHHPPALLQGGLPARTAAPQQAPRLSPGAAPHLLAGERPPAAWCLQHPYQRHPL, from the exons ATGCGCCCTCCGAGGGCCGGTCCTCACGGTGTTTACTGTCTCCATGGAGACAGCAAGGCGGATTGCGCAGGCGCAGAAGTGATTGGAAGACCCGAGATGGAGCGAGAGCGGCCGCGCGAGGACGGGACCCCGCAGGG GTCAGCTCTTACGGAGCAAGCCTTGCTGCACAGCCAGGGAGAGCTGCCAGGGAGCAACGGAGAGACGCCGTTCAATGTGGCTGAGATGTCGCCCTGCCACAGAGAGCGATCGCCTTGCATGGCAGAGACGCCTGGAGAAATGCCACCCAGCAACGCTGAGATGGAGCCCTGTCTGGTTGAGATGCCACCCTGCCATGGAGAGCCGGGGGGCAGCCTTGGAGAGCTGCTGCCCTGCGTGGTCGAGATGCTGCCCAGCAAGGCTGAGATGCCTGAGGAGCAACCGAGGCTTGTGTCCCGAGGGAAATGCCTAGTCCATAACTGGCAGGAAGAG AGAGCCACGAACGAGCTGGATCAAGTGCCGAGTCCAGAGCTGGGCAGTGAGGGCTTCTTCTACCGGCACGGGCACCACGGGCTGCTCACCCTCCAGCTCCTCTCGCAGCTGGTCGACAGCACCACCATGAAGGATTCCTACCGCAGGCCCCGGAGGACCGGGCTGCCTGTGAGAG GGCAGCGGGAGGCCATGCTGGAGTTAATGCTGTACCAGAAATACAG AGCcccagcccggcctggcccctCTCGAGGCTGCCCGGCCCAGACTGGTACTCAGCCTGGAGGGGGATATGAGACACTTGGGTGGCCCAGGCCCCGCCAG GAAGGAGACCCTGACGGAGCTTTACCCTCCCGCCGGGCCCATGGAGTCGCTCTCCACCACCCACCGGCACTACTGCAAGGAGGGCTTCCAGCCCGTACTGCCGCCCCCCAGCAGG CCCCACGACTATCGCCTGGAGCAGCCCCACACCTTCTGGCTGGAGAGCGCCCGCCAGCTGCCT GGTGTCTCCAACATCCGTACCAGCGACACCCCCTTTAG
- the SPAG8 gene encoding sperm-associated antigen 8 isoform X2 gives MRPPRAGPHGVYCLHGDSKADCAGAEVIGRPEMERERPREDGTPQGSALTEQALLHSQGELPGSNGETPFNVAEMSPCHRERSPCMAETPGEMPPSNAEMEPCLVEMPPCHGEPGGSLGELLPCVVEMLPSKAEMPEEQPRLVSRGKCLVHNWQEERATNELDQVPSPELGSEGFFYRHGHHGLLTLQLLSQLVDSTTMKDSYRRPRRTGLPVRGQREAMLELMLYQKYRKETLTELYPPAGPMESLSTTHRHYCKEGFQPVLPPPSRPHDYRLEQPHTFWLESARQLPGVSNIRTSDTPFRRNATFTTPISEYLDQPLPYAPENYPKL, from the exons ATGCGCCCTCCGAGGGCCGGTCCTCACGGTGTTTACTGTCTCCATGGAGACAGCAAGGCGGATTGCGCAGGCGCAGAAGTGATTGGAAGACCCGAGATGGAGCGAGAGCGGCCGCGCGAGGACGGGACCCCGCAGGG GTCAGCTCTTACGGAGCAAGCCTTGCTGCACAGCCAGGGAGAGCTGCCAGGGAGCAACGGAGAGACGCCGTTCAATGTGGCTGAGATGTCGCCCTGCCACAGAGAGCGATCGCCTTGCATGGCAGAGACGCCTGGAGAAATGCCACCCAGCAACGCTGAGATGGAGCCCTGTCTGGTTGAGATGCCACCCTGCCATGGAGAGCCGGGGGGCAGCCTTGGAGAGCTGCTGCCCTGCGTGGTCGAGATGCTGCCCAGCAAGGCTGAGATGCCTGAGGAGCAACCGAGGCTTGTGTCCCGAGGGAAATGCCTAGTCCATAACTGGCAGGAAGAG AGAGCCACGAACGAGCTGGATCAAGTGCCGAGTCCAGAGCTGGGCAGTGAGGGCTTCTTCTACCGGCACGGGCACCACGGGCTGCTCACCCTCCAGCTCCTCTCGCAGCTGGTCGACAGCACCACCATGAAGGATTCCTACCGCAGGCCCCGGAGGACCGGGCTGCCTGTGAGAG GGCAGCGGGAGGCCATGCTGGAGTTAATGCTGTACCAGAAATACAG GAAGGAGACCCTGACGGAGCTTTACCCTCCCGCCGGGCCCATGGAGTCGCTCTCCACCACCCACCGGCACTACTGCAAGGAGGGCTTCCAGCCCGTACTGCCGCCCCCCAGCAGG CCCCACGACTATCGCCTGGAGCAGCCCCACACCTTCTGGCTGGAGAGCGCCCGCCAGCTGCCT GGTGTCTCCAACATCCGTACCAGCGACACCCCCTTTAGGAGGAACGCGACCTTCACCACCCCGATCAGCGAGTACCTGGACCAGCCCCTGCCCTACGCCCCAGAGAACTACCCCAAACTCTAG
- the SPAG8 gene encoding sperm-associated antigen 8 isoform X3, with translation MSPCHRERSPCMAETPGEMPPSNAEMEPCLVEMPPCHGEPGGSLGELLPCVVEMLPSKAEMPEEQPRLVSRGKCLVHNWQEERATNELDQVPSPELGSEGFFYRHGHHGLLTLQLLSQLVDSTTMKDSYRRPRRTGLPVRGQREAMLELMLYQKYRKETLTELYPPAGPMESLSTTHRHYCKEGFQPVLPPPSRPHDYRLEQPHTFWLESARQLPGVSNIRTSDTPFRRNATFTTPISEYLDQPLPYAPENYPKL, from the exons ATGTCGCCCTGCCACAGAGAGCGATCGCCTTGCATGGCAGAGACGCCTGGAGAAATGCCACCCAGCAACGCTGAGATGGAGCCCTGTCTGGTTGAGATGCCACCCTGCCATGGAGAGCCGGGGGGCAGCCTTGGAGAGCTGCTGCCCTGCGTGGTCGAGATGCTGCCCAGCAAGGCTGAGATGCCTGAGGAGCAACCGAGGCTTGTGTCCCGAGGGAAATGCCTAGTCCATAACTGGCAGGAAGAG AGAGCCACGAACGAGCTGGATCAAGTGCCGAGTCCAGAGCTGGGCAGTGAGGGCTTCTTCTACCGGCACGGGCACCACGGGCTGCTCACCCTCCAGCTCCTCTCGCAGCTGGTCGACAGCACCACCATGAAGGATTCCTACCGCAGGCCCCGGAGGACCGGGCTGCCTGTGAGAG GGCAGCGGGAGGCCATGCTGGAGTTAATGCTGTACCAGAAATACAG GAAGGAGACCCTGACGGAGCTTTACCCTCCCGCCGGGCCCATGGAGTCGCTCTCCACCACCCACCGGCACTACTGCAAGGAGGGCTTCCAGCCCGTACTGCCGCCCCCCAGCAGG CCCCACGACTATCGCCTGGAGCAGCCCCACACCTTCTGGCTGGAGAGCGCCCGCCAGCTGCCT GGTGTCTCCAACATCCGTACCAGCGACACCCCCTTTAGGAGGAACGCGACCTTCACCACCCCGATCAGCGAGTACCTGGACCAGCCCCTGCCCTACGCCCCAGAGAACTACCCCAAACTCTAG
- the LOC135984157 gene encoding basic proline-rich protein-like → RLLLSSAHLCPVPQPGACHVRHIPAAGALPRPPHLPAGGLPRPPHPPSQGPAASATSPSQGPAASAPSPSQGPATSATSLQPGPCCVRHIPPARGPAASAPSPSQGPAASATSPSQGPATSATSPSRGPAASATSPQPGPCHVRHISQPGACCVRHIPPARACHVRHIPPAGALLRPPHPSSRDPAASALSPSQGPATSATSPSWGPAASATSPSQGPAASLQPGPCCLCPIPQTEACHVRHIPAAGGLLRPPHPSSRGPCRVRHIPPAGGPAASATSPSQGPATSLQPGALPLCPVPQPGPCHIPPAGGPAASAPPPARGL, encoded by the coding sequence CGCCTGCTCCTCTCCTCAGCACACCTCTGCCCCGTCCCCCAGCCAGGGGCCTGCCACGTCCGTCACATCCCTGCAGCTGGGGCCCTGCCGCGTCCGCCACATCTCCCAGCCGGGGGCCTGCCGCGTCCGCCAcatcctcccagccagggccctgCCGCGTCCGCCACATCTCCCAGCCAGGGCCCTGCCGCCTCTGCCCCGTCCCCCAGCCAGGGGCCTGCCACGTCCGCCACATCCCTCCAGCCGGGGCCCTGCTGCGTCCGCCACATCcccccagccaggggccctgcCGCCTCTGCCCCATCTCCCAGCCAGGGGCCTGCTGCGTCCGCCACATCTCCCAGCCAGGGCCCTGCCACGTCCGCCACATCTCCCAGCCGGGGGCCTGCTGCGTCCGCCAcatccccccagccagggccctgccATGTCCGCCACATCTCCCAGCCGGGGGCCTGCTGCGTCCGCCAcatccccccagccagggcctgcCACGTCCGCCACATCCCTCCAGCCGGGGCCCTGCTGCGTCCGCCACATCCCTCCAGCCGGGACCCTGCCGCCTCTGCCCtgtcccccagccagggccctgccACGTCCGCCACATCTCCCAGCTGGGGCCCTGCCGCGTCCGCCACATCTCCCAGCCAGGGCCCTGCCGCgtccctccagccggggccctgctgcctctgccccatcccccagaCGGAGGCCTGCCACGTCCGCCACATCCCTGCAGCCGGGGGCCTGCTGCGTCCGCCACATCCCTCCAGCCGGGGGCCCTGCCGCGTCCGCCACATCCCTCCAGCCGGGGGCCCTGCCGCGTCCGCCACATCTCCCAGCCAGGGCCCTGCCACATCCCTCCAGCCGGGGGCCCTGCCGCTCTGCCCCgtcccccagccagggccctgccacatccctccagccgggggccctgctgcctctgccccgcccccagcgagGGGCCTG